Proteins encoded within one genomic window of Thermococcus celer Vu 13 = JCM 8558:
- a CDS encoding Zn-ribbon domain-containing OB-fold protein, whose translation MARPMQVARYWRHFSEKYRLIGGKCENGHVHFPKRPVCPVCGSKNIEEVQLSGKGKVISWTIVRNPPSGFEYYKPYPLALVELEEGPIVLAQLTDVEPDEIDFGMEVEVVTRKLREFEEDGIILYGYKFRPPVE comes from the coding sequence ATGGCCCGTCCCATGCAGGTTGCCCGCTACTGGAGGCACTTCAGCGAGAAGTACAGGCTCATCGGTGGGAAGTGCGAGAACGGACACGTTCACTTCCCCAAGAGGCCGGTCTGTCCCGTCTGCGGCTCAAAGAACATCGAGGAGGTCCAGCTTAGCGGAAAGGGCAAGGTCATCAGCTGGACCATAGTTAGAAACCCGCCGAGCGGCTTCGAGTACTACAAACCCTATCCGCTGGCGCTGGTCGAGCTTGAGGAGGGACCGATAGTCCTGGCGCAACTCACCGACGTGGAGCCGGATGAGATAGACTTCGGCATGGAGGTCGAGGTCGTTACCAGAAAGTTAAGGGAGTTCGAGGAGGACGGAATAATCCTCTACGGCTACAAGTTCAGGCCGCCCGTGGAGTGA
- a CDS encoding multiprotein bridging factor aMBF1 — protein MGKAKPRYCEICGAPIRGPGHKLRIEGAEVLVCDRCYEKYGGKKPGTFSIMPTGRRPARRTYPRTSKPKPSKPRAEKPLYTEEIVEDYAERVYKAIQRSGKSYEELSHEIGLSMNDLRAIAHGHREPTVKEARKLEKYFGITLIERAELDVDKKPVIPKDYEPTLGDMANVRIRKRKK, from the coding sequence ATGGGAAAGGCCAAACCCAGATACTGCGAGATATGTGGGGCCCCAATACGCGGACCGGGCCACAAATTAAGGATAGAGGGGGCGGAAGTCCTCGTCTGCGACCGCTGTTATGAGAAGTACGGTGGAAAGAAGCCCGGAACGTTCAGTATCATGCCGACCGGGAGGCGACCCGCTCGGAGAACGTACCCGAGAACCTCGAAACCGAAACCATCGAAGCCGAGGGCGGAGAAACCCCTCTACACGGAGGAGATAGTCGAGGACTACGCCGAACGCGTCTATAAGGCCATCCAGCGCTCCGGGAAGAGCTATGAAGAGCTGTCTCACGAGATCGGCCTCTCGATGAACGATCTAAGGGCGATAGCACACGGCCACCGTGAGCCGACGGTGAAGGAGGCCCGGAAACTGGAGAAGTACTTCGGAATAACCCTGATCGAGCGCGCCGAGCTCGATGTTGATAAAAAACCCGTGATCCCAAAGGATTACGAGCCGACGCTCGGCGACATGGCCAACGTTCGGATACGGAAGAGGAAGAAGTGA
- a CDS encoding TIGR00266 family protein has translation MRYQILNRPSFSLVEVELEDGEAVQAEAGAMVHMSPNIAIETKAKGGIFGALKRSVLAGESFFINKFRAEGGRGVIGFAPPYMGDIEAFELNGTLYAQSGAFLASSENVDINTKWGGARSFFGREGLFLLKMTGSGTVFLSSFGGIYRKELRNERFIVDTGHMVAFSEGLNFKVKRVGGLKSTLFSGEGLVAEFYGTGTLYIQTRSMDDFVGWLVPYLPKKD, from the coding sequence GTGAGATACCAGATTCTGAACAGGCCGAGCTTCAGCCTCGTCGAGGTCGAGCTCGAGGATGGAGAGGCCGTGCAGGCGGAAGCCGGGGCCATGGTGCACATGAGCCCGAACATAGCCATCGAAACGAAGGCCAAGGGCGGCATCTTCGGCGCCCTCAAGCGCTCCGTACTCGCCGGTGAGAGCTTTTTCATAAACAAGTTCCGGGCGGAAGGCGGAAGGGGCGTCATAGGGTTCGCGCCGCCGTACATGGGTGATATAGAGGCCTTCGAGCTGAACGGCACCCTGTACGCTCAGAGCGGGGCCTTCCTTGCCAGTTCGGAGAACGTCGATATAAACACGAAGTGGGGCGGGGCCAGGAGCTTCTTCGGGAGGGAGGGGCTCTTCCTGCTCAAGATGACGGGGAGCGGAACCGTCTTCCTCTCGAGCTTCGGCGGGATATACAGAAAGGAGCTCCGGAACGAGAGGTTCATCGTGGACACCGGACACATGGTGGCCTTCAGCGAGGGTTTGAACTTCAAAGTAAAGCGCGTTGGCGGGCTGAAGAGCACCCTGTTCAGCGGAGAGGGATTGGTGGCGGAGTTCTACGGCACCGGAACGCTTTACATTCAAACCAGGAGCATGGACGACTTCGTGGGCTGGCTCGTTCCGTATCTCCCAAAGAAGGATTGA
- a CDS encoding acetate--CoA ligase family protein, translating into MTFDYFFRPKGIAVIGASNDPLKLGYEVFKNLKGYKEGKVYPVNVKDEVVQGVKAYRNVKEIPGEVDLAVIVVPKRFVKETVVDCGEKGVKGIILITAGFGEVGEEGKREERELVEIARRYGMRIVGPNCVGIMNTHNDMNATFVMNAKRGDIAFISQSGALGAGIIYKTVKEGIGFSKFVSIGNMADVDFAEFMEYLADTEEDRAIALYIEGLRDGRRFMDVARRVTRKKPVIVLKAGRSESGARAASSHTGSLAGSYRIYEAAFKQSGVIIADTIDDMLSMARAFTQPLPKGKRVAIMTNAGGPGVLTADAIDRLGLKLADLEDETIEELRSFLPPMAAVKNPVDMIASARGEDYYRTARALLEDKNVDLLISICVVPTFAGMTPTEHAEGVIRAVKEVNNGKPVLGLFMAGYVSEEAKELLERNGIPSYERPEDVAAGAYALVEFAKARGVLKG; encoded by the coding sequence ATGACGTTCGATTACTTCTTCAGGCCAAAGGGCATAGCCGTCATCGGGGCGTCCAACGACCCGCTCAAACTCGGCTACGAGGTCTTCAAGAACCTGAAGGGCTATAAGGAAGGGAAGGTTTACCCAGTGAACGTCAAGGACGAGGTCGTCCAGGGGGTTAAGGCTTACAGGAACGTGAAGGAGATTCCGGGCGAGGTCGACCTGGCGGTCATCGTCGTTCCGAAGCGCTTCGTCAAGGAAACGGTAGTGGACTGCGGCGAGAAGGGCGTTAAGGGGATAATCCTCATAACCGCGGGCTTTGGCGAGGTCGGGGAGGAAGGGAAGAGGGAGGAGCGCGAGCTCGTCGAGATAGCCCGTAGGTACGGCATGAGGATAGTCGGACCGAACTGCGTCGGGATAATGAACACCCACAACGACATGAACGCCACCTTCGTCATGAACGCGAAGAGGGGCGACATAGCCTTCATAAGTCAGAGCGGCGCCCTCGGGGCGGGCATAATCTACAAGACGGTCAAGGAGGGGATAGGTTTCTCCAAGTTCGTCAGCATAGGCAACATGGCCGACGTGGACTTCGCCGAGTTCATGGAGTACTTGGCCGACACCGAGGAGGACAGGGCCATCGCCCTCTACATCGAGGGTCTCAGGGACGGGCGGCGCTTCATGGATGTGGCCAGGAGGGTCACCCGGAAGAAACCCGTCATCGTTTTAAAAGCCGGAAGGAGCGAGAGCGGTGCGAGGGCGGCTTCTTCTCATACAGGTTCATTAGCCGGCTCCTACAGGATATACGAGGCGGCGTTCAAGCAGAGCGGCGTTATCATCGCCGACACGATAGACGACATGCTCAGCATGGCAAGGGCGTTCACCCAGCCACTGCCCAAGGGCAAGCGCGTCGCGATAATGACCAACGCCGGCGGCCCGGGGGTTCTGACGGCGGACGCTATAGACCGGCTCGGCCTCAAGCTCGCCGACCTCGAGGACGAAACCATAGAGGAGCTCCGCTCGTTCCTCCCGCCGATGGCTGCGGTGAAAAACCCCGTGGACATGATAGCGAGCGCCCGTGGCGAGGATTACTACAGAACCGCCAGGGCTCTCCTCGAGGACAAAAACGTTGACCTGCTGATAAGCATCTGCGTCGTTCCCACCTTCGCGGGCATGACACCGACGGAGCACGCGGAGGGGGTCATCAGGGCAGTCAAGGAGGTGAACAACGGGAAGCCCGTCCTCGGCCTGTTCATGGCAGGCTACGTGAGCGAGGAGGCCAAGGAGCTTCTCGAAAGGAACGGGATCCCGAGCTACGAGAGGCCAGAAGATGTCGCCGCCGGTGCATACGCGCTCGTCGAGTTTGCGAAGGCAAGGGGAGTTTTGAAGGGGTGA
- a CDS encoding thiolase domain-containing protein, translating to MRKAVIIGAGMTPVGEHWKLGLRDLAVEALFNAMEDAGVDKVDSLYVGNMLSGSFVEQENLGALIADWAGLGNIPAVKVEAACASGGAAVQEGVKAVLSGLEDVVAVVGVEKMTDGWPSDATRYLAYAADAEWELFHGASFVALNALVMRYYMKTYGYTEEDLALFSVNAHANGAKNPYAMFKRPIKVDTVLNSPYVADPIKLFDASPVCDGAASVIITTPEKARELGVPKERWVEIAGMGRAIDTINLANREDLLTLRAARIAAEKAYKMAGVGPEDIDFFEIHDAFTIMAALSLEAIGVAKKGEGAKLAKEGQIAIDAGYPIQTMGGLKARGHPVGATGLYQTVEAVLQLRGEAPSQVPDAEVGLTQNIGGTGSNITVNIFRRV from the coding sequence ATGAGGAAGGCAGTCATAATAGGTGCGGGCATGACCCCGGTTGGCGAGCACTGGAAGCTCGGACTCAGGGATTTAGCCGTTGAGGCCCTCTTCAACGCGATGGAAGATGCCGGTGTTGACAAGGTCGACTCCCTCTACGTTGGTAACATGCTCTCGGGCTCTTTCGTCGAGCAGGAGAACCTCGGGGCGCTCATAGCGGACTGGGCGGGATTGGGCAACATCCCGGCGGTAAAGGTCGAGGCGGCCTGCGCCAGCGGCGGTGCCGCCGTTCAGGAGGGGGTTAAAGCCGTTCTCAGCGGTCTCGAGGACGTCGTTGCCGTCGTCGGCGTCGAGAAGATGACGGACGGCTGGCCGAGCGACGCCACGCGCTACCTGGCCTACGCGGCGGACGCCGAGTGGGAGCTCTTCCACGGGGCGAGCTTCGTGGCCCTCAACGCGCTCGTGATGCGCTACTACATGAAGACTTACGGCTACACCGAGGAGGACCTCGCCCTGTTCTCGGTAAACGCCCACGCTAACGGCGCCAAAAACCCCTACGCCATGTTCAAGAGGCCGATTAAGGTTGACACCGTCCTCAACAGCCCGTACGTCGCCGATCCCATCAAGCTCTTCGACGCTTCACCGGTCTGCGACGGAGCGGCCTCGGTTATAATAACCACGCCGGAGAAGGCCAGGGAACTCGGGGTTCCGAAGGAGAGGTGGGTTGAGATCGCTGGAATGGGAAGGGCGATAGACACGATAAACCTCGCCAACAGGGAGGACCTGCTCACCCTGAGGGCGGCCAGGATCGCGGCCGAGAAGGCCTACAAGATGGCGGGCGTTGGGCCGGAGGACATCGACTTCTTCGAGATCCACGACGCCTTCACTATCATGGCGGCTTTAAGCCTGGAGGCCATTGGCGTGGCGAAGAAGGGTGAGGGTGCGAAACTCGCAAAGGAGGGCCAGATAGCCATCGACGCCGGCTACCCGATTCAGACCATGGGTGGGTTGAAGGCCCGCGGCCACCCCGTCGGTGCCACCGGGCTCTACCAGACCGTCGAGGCGGTTCTCCAGCTTCGCGGCGAGGCGCCGAGCCAGGTGCCCGATGCGGAGGTCGGACTCACGCAGAACATAGGTGGAACAGGCTCAAACATAACAGTTAACATCTTCAGGAGGGTGTGA
- a CDS encoding DUF356 domain-containing protein yields the protein MRNTIVLVRTDNFQKASVALADLVRYGGMEIRGDPRIIPPALSDWAFEKISGEKPRRKFRAHVIAQVDLPPAKAIGRLTDIHPPAHVLVIPPDSEVWEELIRLWNTFEKLRGFHPPKRRKGEGGKKEGEGEF from the coding sequence ATGAGAAACACGATAGTTCTGGTAAGGACGGACAACTTCCAGAAGGCGAGCGTAGCGCTGGCGGATCTGGTCCGCTACGGGGGGATGGAGATCCGCGGCGACCCGAGGATAATCCCGCCGGCGCTCTCCGACTGGGCCTTCGAGAAGATAAGCGGTGAGAAGCCGAGGAGAAAGTTCAGGGCCCACGTAATCGCCCAGGTGGATCTCCCTCCGGCCAAGGCCATCGGCAGGCTCACGGATATACACCCCCCCGCCCACGTCCTCGTCATCCCCCCCGATTCCGAGGTCTGGGAGGAGCTCATACGCCTCTGGAACACGTTCGAGAAGCTGAGAGGTTTCCACCCGCCCAAGAGGAGGAAGGGAGAAGGGGGAAAGAAGGAGGGAGAGGGGGAGTTTTAG
- a CDS encoding hydroxymethylglutaryl-CoA synthase, producing the protein MKKLLKPRREVGIVGYGAYVPMYRIKAEEIGRVWGVSRFPVQEKSVPGLDEDALTIGIEAARNALRRAGIDPKLIRAIWFGSESKPYAVKPTGTVIAEAIGATPDVSAADFEFACKAGTEALQTAIGFVGSEMADYAMAIGVDTSQGRPGDHLEFTAGAGGAAYIIGPKSSDTVAYFEGSYSYVTDTPDFWRRQHEHYPRHGNRFTGEPAYFHHVINAAKTLMEELGLTADDFDYAVFHQPNVKFPLTAAKILGIPKEKVLPGLLSNYIGNAYSGATLTGVSAVLDIAKPGDRILWVSFGSGAGSDAFSLVVQDAIEEKRDLAPKTMTYVNRKKYIDYALYAKARRKLIM; encoded by the coding sequence ATGAAGAAGCTCCTGAAACCAAGGCGCGAAGTCGGCATAGTCGGCTACGGTGCCTACGTCCCGATGTATAGAATCAAGGCTGAGGAGATAGGGAGGGTCTGGGGGGTCTCCCGCTTTCCGGTCCAGGAGAAGTCCGTCCCCGGACTCGACGAGGACGCGCTCACGATAGGAATTGAAGCGGCGAGAAACGCCCTCCGGAGGGCAGGAATCGATCCCAAGCTCATCAGGGCGATATGGTTCGGCAGCGAGAGCAAGCCCTACGCGGTCAAGCCAACCGGAACCGTCATAGCCGAGGCGATAGGCGCGACCCCCGATGTGAGCGCCGCCGACTTCGAGTTCGCCTGCAAGGCCGGAACCGAGGCGCTCCAGACTGCGATAGGCTTCGTCGGCTCGGAGATGGCCGACTACGCGATGGCCATCGGCGTTGACACCTCTCAGGGAAGGCCCGGCGACCACCTCGAGTTCACCGCCGGCGCAGGGGGCGCGGCATACATAATCGGTCCGAAAAGCTCCGATACCGTGGCCTACTTTGAGGGTAGCTATTCCTACGTCACGGACACGCCGGACTTCTGGAGGAGACAGCACGAGCACTACCCGAGGCACGGGAACCGCTTCACGGGCGAGCCGGCCTACTTCCACCACGTAATCAACGCGGCGAAGACCCTCATGGAGGAACTCGGTTTAACCGCGGACGACTTCGACTATGCCGTCTTCCACCAGCCCAACGTCAAGTTCCCGCTCACGGCCGCCAAGATCCTCGGCATACCGAAGGAGAAGGTCCTGCCGGGGCTCCTCAGCAACTACATAGGGAACGCCTACAGCGGCGCCACCCTGACCGGCGTCTCCGCGGTTCTCGATATTGCCAAGCCCGGCGACAGGATCCTGTGGGTCTCCTTCGGTTCCGGAGCCGGAAGCGACGCCTTCAGCCTCGTCGTCCAGGATGCGATAGAGGAGAAGCGCGACCTGGCGCCGAAGACGATGACCTACGTGAACAGGAAGAAGTACATCGATTACGCGCTCTACGCCAAGGCGAGGAGAAAGCTCATAATGTGA
- a CDS encoding GNAT family N-acetyltransferase: protein MARVTIERLERLDQETLEKLIGIYMRGYEGMREYGGEGVGYAKRYLRWCWEKAKDGFFIAKVGDEIAGFIVCDDDWYSKYEGRTVGAIHEFVVDRRFQGHGIGHRLMEKCLEYLKKHNDRIELWVGEKNENAMKFYEEYGFRRVGQSGIWVRMVKDVRKEDTGPEKMKEVV, encoded by the coding sequence ATGGCCAGGGTAACGATAGAGCGGCTCGAAAGGCTGGACCAGGAGACGCTGGAGAAACTCATAGGGATATACATGCGCGGTTACGAGGGCATGCGCGAGTACGGCGGCGAGGGAGTGGGTTACGCGAAGCGCTATCTCCGGTGGTGCTGGGAGAAAGCAAAGGACGGCTTTTTCATCGCGAAGGTCGGCGACGAGATAGCGGGTTTCATAGTCTGCGACGACGACTGGTACAGCAAGTACGAGGGAAGAACCGTCGGGGCCATCCACGAGTTCGTGGTGGACAGGCGCTTCCAGGGACACGGGATAGGCCACAGACTCATGGAGAAATGCCTGGAGTACCTAAAAAAGCACAACGACCGGATAGAGCTGTGGGTCGGGGAGAAGAACGAGAATGCGATGAAGTTCTACGAGGAATACGGCTTCAGGAGGGTCGGCCAGAGCGGGATATGGGTACGCATGGTTAAAGACGTCCGGAAGGAGGATACGGGGCCGGAGAAGATGAAGGAGGTGGTTTGA
- the iorA gene encoding indolepyruvate ferredoxin oxidoreductase subunit alpha, whose product MAKVTDMVLWDKPGEKVLLLGNQAIARGALEANVAVYAAYPGTPSSELTDTMAVVAERAGVYMEYSTNEKVAFETALAAAWSGLRAMTAMKHVGLNVAADTFLSSVGMGVEGGFVIMVADDPSMWSSQNEQDTRVYAKFANVPVLEPSSPQEAKDMAKYAFELSEKFKHFVILRTTTRSSHARGEVVLGELPEEIKAGKRKFGKFKKDPSRFVDVPSNARKFHPLVLEKIEKIREEFNEVPFNWIEGDENAKVGVIAPGLSYSYVKEALHWLGVENVRILKLGTPFPVPYGLLEKFFDGLEKVLIVEELEPVVEEQVKTWAYDKGLRIPIHGKDLVPRVYEMTTRRAVEAIARFLGIETPLDYGELDAKYKKALELVPPRPPSLCPACPHRNSFYAIKKATRARGIYPSDIGCYTLGVLPPLNTVDTTVAMGGSIGIAHGLEIAQHGSLSEKERKKEKKVIVATIGDSTFFHTGLPALANAIYNRSNVLIVVLDNLVTAMTGDQPNPSTGRTPHGMGKRIPIEDVAKAMGADFVEVVDPYDIKRTYEVMKKALEVEGVSVVVSRQVCALYKVGQMRRRGEKWPIYYVDEEACTGCKICINAYGCPAIYWDEEKKQARVEPSMCWGCGGCAQVCPFGAFKPVEEGEE is encoded by the coding sequence ATGGCGAAGGTTACGGACATGGTTTTGTGGGACAAGCCGGGGGAGAAGGTGCTCCTCCTCGGCAACCAAGCTATAGCGAGGGGGGCACTGGAGGCCAACGTGGCGGTCTACGCGGCCTACCCGGGAACCCCGAGCTCCGAACTGACGGACACCATGGCGGTTGTGGCGGAGAGGGCAGGAGTTTACATGGAGTACTCCACCAACGAGAAGGTCGCCTTTGAGACGGCCCTGGCCGCCGCGTGGAGCGGTCTGAGGGCCATGACGGCCATGAAGCACGTCGGCCTCAACGTCGCGGCGGACACCTTCCTCAGCTCGGTCGGCATGGGCGTTGAGGGCGGCTTCGTGATCATGGTGGCCGACGACCCGAGCATGTGGAGCAGCCAGAACGAGCAGGACACGAGGGTTTACGCGAAGTTTGCCAACGTCCCCGTCCTCGAGCCGAGTTCGCCGCAGGAAGCCAAGGACATGGCGAAGTACGCCTTCGAGCTGAGCGAGAAGTTCAAGCACTTCGTTATCCTGAGAACCACAACGAGGAGCTCCCACGCGAGGGGGGAGGTCGTCCTCGGCGAGCTTCCAGAGGAGATAAAAGCCGGAAAGAGAAAGTTCGGGAAGTTCAAGAAGGACCCGAGCAGGTTCGTCGATGTGCCCTCGAACGCCAGGAAGTTCCACCCGCTCGTCCTCGAGAAGATAGAGAAGATCCGGGAGGAGTTCAACGAGGTGCCGTTCAACTGGATAGAGGGCGACGAGAACGCGAAGGTCGGCGTAATCGCCCCGGGTCTGTCATATTCCTACGTCAAGGAGGCCCTTCACTGGCTCGGCGTGGAGAACGTCAGGATCCTCAAGCTCGGAACGCCGTTCCCCGTCCCCTACGGCCTGCTCGAGAAGTTCTTCGACGGCCTCGAGAAGGTCCTCATCGTCGAGGAGCTCGAACCGGTCGTTGAGGAGCAGGTCAAGACCTGGGCGTACGACAAGGGCCTCAGGATACCGATCCACGGGAAGGACCTCGTTCCGCGGGTCTACGAGATGACGACGAGGAGGGCTGTGGAAGCCATAGCAAGGTTCCTCGGGATTGAGACGCCGCTGGACTACGGGGAGCTCGACGCCAAGTACAAAAAGGCCCTCGAGCTCGTCCCGCCGAGGCCACCGAGCCTCTGTCCGGCGTGCCCGCACAGGAACAGCTTCTACGCCATAAAGAAGGCCACGAGGGCGAGGGGTATCTACCCGAGCGACATAGGCTGTTACACCCTCGGCGTGCTCCCGCCGTTAAATACGGTTGACACGACGGTCGCCATGGGTGGCTCTATAGGCATAGCCCACGGCCTGGAGATAGCCCAGCACGGCTCCCTGAGCGAGAAGGAGCGGAAGAAGGAGAAGAAGGTCATCGTGGCGACGATAGGCGACTCCACGTTCTTCCACACGGGCCTTCCGGCCCTCGCGAACGCAATATACAACCGCTCCAACGTGCTTATAGTCGTTCTCGACAACCTCGTCACGGCCATGACCGGCGACCAGCCGAACCCGAGCACGGGGAGGACGCCGCACGGCATGGGTAAGAGGATCCCGATAGAGGACGTGGCCAAGGCGATGGGAGCCGACTTCGTCGAGGTCGTCGACCCCTACGACATAAAGAGAACCTACGAGGTCATGAAGAAGGCCCTCGAGGTCGAGGGGGTCAGCGTCGTCGTGTCGAGGCAGGTCTGCGCCCTCTACAAGGTAGGACAGATGAGGAGAAGGGGCGAGAAGTGGCCGATATACTACGTGGACGAGGAGGCCTGTACGGGCTGTAAGATATGTATCAACGCCTACGGCTGTCCGGCCATCTACTGGGACGAGGAGAAGAAGCAGGCGAGGGTAGAGCCCAGTATGTGCTGGGGCTGCGGTGGATGCGCCCAGGTGTGTCCGTTCGGCGCCTTCAAGCCCGTTGAGGAGGGAGAGGAATGA
- a CDS encoding metal-dependent hydrolase, with the protein MVKVRFLGHAAFLIEGSRRILIDPFLTGNPVAAVKPEEVDADLILVTHAHGDHIGDAPEIARRTGAKIVAMYDIANYLVEKEKGITTIGMNYGPTEIDGVKIVQVPAWHSSSDGKYGIGNPCGYIVTLDGVTVYHAGDTFIFGDMKLLSELYGPIDVALLPIGGHFTMGVKEAAKAVELLRPRKVVPMHYNTWPPISADPEEFRRLVGGKAEVVILKPGETLEL; encoded by the coding sequence ATGGTGAAGGTGAGGTTCCTGGGCCACGCGGCGTTTCTGATAGAGGGGAGCAGGAGGATCCTGATAGACCCGTTCCTGACCGGGAATCCCGTGGCGGCCGTCAAGCCGGAAGAGGTGGACGCGGATCTCATACTCGTGACCCACGCCCACGGGGATCACATCGGTGATGCGCCGGAGATAGCCAGGAGAACCGGAGCGAAGATCGTCGCGATGTACGATATAGCCAACTACCTCGTTGAGAAGGAGAAGGGGATAACGACCATCGGCATGAACTACGGGCCGACCGAGATCGATGGGGTCAAAATCGTTCAGGTCCCCGCCTGGCACTCCAGCAGCGACGGCAAGTACGGCATCGGAAACCCCTGCGGCTACATAGTCACCCTCGACGGCGTTACGGTGTACCACGCGGGCGACACCTTCATCTTCGGCGACATGAAACTCCTCTCCGAGCTCTACGGGCCCATCGATGTTGCCCTCCTTCCGATAGGCGGACACTTCACGATGGGGGTTAAGGAGGCCGCCAAGGCCGTGGAGCTCCTCAGGCCGAGGAAGGTCGTCCCGATGCACTACAACACCTGGCCGCCGATCTCAGCGGACCCCGAGGAGTTCAGGAGGCTCGTGGGGGGCAAAGCCGAGGTTGTGATCCTCAAACCCGGCGAGACCCTGGAGCTTTGA
- a CDS encoding type II toxin-antitoxin system VapC family toxin, which yields MLVVDTSVLIDATIPVRGKEKRNELARGVISAAESRREPLVIPRLGVVETVSLIKRLTGAKKFNAILLSSDKDMVKRAGKIGVRAFYILDETDVERFYKELPGGV from the coding sequence ATGCTCGTGGTTGATACGTCTGTCCTCATAGACGCTACGATTCCGGTTAGGGGGAAGGAAAAACGAAACGAACTGGCCAGAGGGGTTATCTCCGCCGCGGAAAGCAGAAGAGAACCTCTGGTAATCCCCCGACTGGGGGTCGTTGAAACCGTTAGCCTGATTAAACGACTAACCGGAGCCAAAAAGTTCAACGCAATCCTTCTTTCATCCGATAAAGACATGGTTAAGAGGGCCGGGAAGATAGGTGTGAGGGCTTTTTACATTTTGGACGAAACGGATGTTGAAAGGTTTTACAAGGAGTTACCTGGAGGTGTGTGA
- a CDS encoding TATA-box-binding protein, whose product MVDMSNVKLRIENIVASVDLFTQLNLERVIEMCPHSKYNPEEFPGIICRFDEPKVALLIFSSGKLVVTGAKSVEDIERAVNKLIQMLKKIGAKFSRAPQIDIQNMVFSGDIGMEFNLDAVALSLPNCEYEPEQFPGVIYRVKEPRAVILLFSSGKIVCSGAKSEHDAWEAVRKLLRELEKYDLIGEGEEEEW is encoded by the coding sequence TTGGTCGACATGAGCAATGTAAAGCTCAGAATAGAGAACATCGTCGCTTCTGTGGACCTCTTCACGCAGCTGAACCTTGAGAGGGTCATAGAGATGTGCCCCCACTCCAAGTACAACCCCGAGGAGTTCCCGGGGATAATATGCCGCTTCGACGAGCCGAAGGTGGCCCTGTTGATATTCAGCTCCGGAAAACTGGTCGTCACAGGCGCCAAGAGCGTCGAGGACATAGAGCGCGCCGTCAACAAGCTCATCCAGATGCTCAAGAAGATAGGGGCGAAGTTCAGCCGCGCCCCGCAGATAGACATCCAGAACATGGTCTTCAGCGGGGACATCGGTATGGAGTTCAACCTCGATGCCGTTGCCCTGAGCCTCCCGAACTGTGAGTACGAACCCGAGCAGTTCCCTGGCGTCATCTACCGCGTTAAAGAGCCGAGGGCCGTTATACTGCTCTTCTCCTCCGGAAAGATAGTCTGTTCGGGAGCGAAGAGCGAACACGACGCCTGGGAGGCCGTCAGAAAGCTCCTCCGCGAGCTGGAGAAGTACGACCTCATCGGAGAAGGGGAAGAAGAGGAGTGGTGA
- a CDS encoding indolepyruvate oxidoreductase subunit beta yields MKVKEYNIVISGVGGQGVLTAASILGWAALHAGYKVRMGEVHGMSQRFGSVVSYVRFGEEVYGSMVPEGKGDVILSFEPVEALRYVNYLKQGGMAVVNTKPIVPVQVSMGQARYPEIEEIRRVFEEDWKAKWIGFNAEELAVKAGHVITTNTVLIGALTQIPEFPLGEDHVREVIRLSVPPKAVDMNMRAFDLGVKAAKDVLGL; encoded by the coding sequence ATGAAGGTTAAGGAGTACAACATAGTCATCTCAGGTGTTGGTGGCCAGGGCGTCCTAACCGCCGCGAGCATCCTCGGCTGGGCGGCCCTCCACGCCGGCTACAAGGTGAGGATGGGAGAGGTCCACGGGATGAGCCAGCGCTTCGGAAGCGTCGTCTCCTACGTCCGCTTCGGTGAGGAGGTCTACGGTTCGATGGTTCCCGAGGGGAAGGGCGACGTAATCCTCAGCTTCGAACCGGTGGAGGCCCTGCGCTACGTAAACTACCTCAAGCAGGGCGGGATGGCGGTGGTGAACACCAAGCCGATAGTTCCCGTCCAGGTGTCGATGGGTCAGGCCCGCTACCCTGAGATAGAGGAGATCAGGAGGGTATTTGAGGAGGACTGGAAGGCCAAGTGGATAGGCTTCAACGCAGAGGAGCTGGCGGTTAAGGCCGGCCACGTCATAACCACCAACACCGTCCTCATCGGGGCCCTGACCCAGATACCCGAGTTCCCGCTCGGCGAGGATCACGTCAGGGAAGTTATAAGGCTCAGCGTCCCGCCCAAGGCGGTTGACATGAACATGAGGGCCTTCGACCTCGGCGTTAAGGCCGCCAAGGACGTGCTGGGGCTTTGA